A single region of the Changchengzhania lutea genome encodes:
- the porN gene encoding type IX secretion system ring subunit PorN/GldN, translated as MNFKSVLLTVTTVFTVASVSAQANILNAKSPEEIGVRTEAQIAVDNDQPLEYGYVDDRDILFSKTVWEKVVLDERANFPLYYPIDTNNIGSDRRSLYDVLMLNIKNGNIDNIYDDSYFTTKRTLRDIEAALVKVDTTELGIEQLNAGEELSAEYIDRRDITAADIREYHIRGLWYFDKRQAEMKYRLLGIAPVAPDVNFIDEEEPDLVPLFWVFFPDARAVLHEAKAFNNENSSMPYSFDHILNARRFHGYIYKEENVQGDRKITEYVADNALMQLLESERIKDKIRDFELDMWTY; from the coding sequence ATGAATTTTAAAAGTGTTTTATTAACCGTTACAACCGTTTTTACTGTAGCAAGTGTATCTGCTCAAGCAAATATTCTTAATGCTAAAAGCCCTGAGGAAATTGGGGTGAGAACAGAAGCGCAGATTGCAGTAGATAACGATCAGCCATTAGAATATGGTTACGTTGACGATAGAGATATTCTATTTTCTAAAACGGTTTGGGAAAAAGTAGTGCTTGATGAGCGTGCAAATTTCCCATTATATTACCCTATTGATACCAATAATATTGGTAGCGACAGACGGTCATTATATGACGTACTTATGTTGAATATCAAAAATGGTAATATAGATAACATTTATGATGATTCGTATTTTACAACAAAACGTACTTTAAGGGATATTGAAGCTGCATTAGTAAAAGTTGATACTACCGAACTAGGGATAGAGCAATTAAATGCAGGTGAAGAATTATCGGCGGAATATATTGATAGAAGAGATATTACCGCTGCAGATATTAGAGAATATCACATTAGAGGCCTTTGGTACTTTGATAAACGTCAAGCCGAAATGAAATACCGTTTGCTGGGGATTGCTCCAGTAGCGCCAGATGTTAATTTTATTGATGAAGAAGAGCCGGATTTAGTACCACTTTTTTGGGTGTTTTTCCCAGATGCCAGAGCCGTATTACACGAGGCAAAAGCCTTCAATAATGAAAATAGTTCCATGCCATATTCTTTCGATCATATCTTAAATGCTAGACGCTTTCACGGATATATTTATAAAGAAGAAAACGTGCAAGGTGATAGAAAAATTACCGAATACGTTGCAGATAATGCATTGATGCAATTATTGGAATCTGAACGTATTAAAGATAAAATCAGAGATTTTGAATTAGATATGTGGACGTATTAA